Proteins encoded together in one Diabrotica undecimpunctata isolate CICGRU chromosome 3, icDiaUnde3, whole genome shotgun sequence window:
- the LOC140436134 gene encoding uncharacterized protein: protein MNEREASRIFNIPRATLSYRKSEKFHYKITHGPDPFLSKDEEEQLKLWIFHCQNRGFPIRVDDIKDSVKSFLERNPRVNPFVENRPGRTWLSAFLKSNPNISLRTSEGVTSASSNINQRDITKWFDNIKSYLNKKGLSDVLQDPTRIFNGDETCFYLCPKNKKVLAMKGSKNVYEIEHNPKVNLTVMFTFSAIGNILPPMIIYPHKRLPNDILSAVPNSWGILKRKKDNP from the coding sequence ATGAATGAGCGAGAAGcctcaagaatttttaatattcccaGAGCCACTCTAAGTTACCGGAAAAGTGAAAAATTTCATTACAAAATAACCCATGGACCAGATCCATTTCTTTCGAAGGATGAAGAGGAACAACTGAAACTCTGgatttttcattgtcaaaataGAGGATTTCCTATTCGTGTTGACGACATTAAGGACTCCGTTAAATCATTTTTAGAGAGAAACCCTAGAGTTAATCCATTTGTTGAAAATAGACCAGGTAGAACATGGCTATCAGCATTTCTAAAGAGCAATCCCAACATTTCGCTAAGGACTTCAGAGGGAGTGACATCAGCAAGTTCAAACATTAACCAAAGGGATATTACCAAATGGTTTGATAACATAAAAtcttatctaaataaaaaaggaCTTTCAGATGTTCTTCAAGACCCAACAAGAATCTTCAATGGTGACGAGACATGTTTTTATCtatgtcccaaaaataaaaaggttttggcCATGAAGGGTTCCAAAAACGTCTATGAAATTGAACATAACCCAAAGGTTAACTTAACAGTTATGTTCACATTTTCTGCAATAGGCAATATTTTACCTCCTATGATAATTTATCCCCATAAAAGATTGCCAAATGATATACTAAGTGCTGTGCCGAATTCGTGGGGAATTCTGAAGAGAAAAAAAGACAACCCATAG